In Armatimonadota bacterium, one genomic interval encodes:
- the metK gene encoding methionine adenosyltransferase has product MSKNRYMFTSESVTEGHPDKLADQISDAVLDAILDKDPRGRVACETMVSTGFALVAGEITTDTYIEIPAIVRKTVEEVGYTSARSGFDYDTIGVMTAIQSQSPDIAAGVDTGGAGDQGMMFGFACNETEELMPAPIMLAHKLARHLANARKDGELNYLRPDGKSQVTVEYDGFKPVRVDKVLIAAQHQPTVPQSTIYEDIVERVIKPTMPAEMLDKNTKYLVNPTGVFAIGGPRGDTGLTGRKIIVDTYGGTARHGGGAFSGKDPTKVDRSAAYMMRYIAKNVVASGLADRCELQIAYAIGEKEPLSVNVATFGTGKVPDERICELVNRYFDLTPGEIIRKLDLRRPIYRQTAAYGHFGRTDLAVPWEATDMADTLRKEAGL; this is encoded by the coding sequence TTGAGCAAGAATAGATACATGTTTACGTCCGAGTCCGTGACGGAGGGACATCCTGACAAACTGGCCGACCAGATCTCGGATGCGGTGCTGGATGCGATTCTGGACAAAGACCCCCGGGGTCGCGTAGCCTGCGAGACGATGGTCAGCACGGGTTTTGCTTTAGTGGCGGGAGAGATCACGACCGACACCTACATTGAGATACCGGCGATCGTCCGCAAGACCGTCGAGGAGGTCGGCTACACCAGCGCGAGATCCGGTTTCGACTACGACACCATCGGGGTGATGACCGCCATCCAGTCGCAGTCGCCTGATATCGCCGCTGGGGTGGACACCGGCGGTGCGGGCGACCAGGGGATGATGTTCGGTTTCGCGTGCAACGAGACCGAGGAACTGATGCCGGCTCCCATAATGTTGGCTCACAAGTTGGCAAGACACCTGGCAAACGCGCGCAAGGATGGTGAACTGAACTACCTTCGCCCCGACGGTAAGAGTCAGGTAACTGTGGAATACGACGGCTTCAAGCCGGTTCGGGTTGACAAAGTCCTGATCGCGGCCCAGCATCAGCCGACGGTGCCGCAGAGTACCATCTACGAGGATATCGTCGAGCGGGTGATCAAGCCGACTATGCCTGCCGAGATGCTGGACAAGAACACGAAATACCTTGTCAACCCCACGGGAGTATTCGCGATCGGCGGCCCGAGGGGTGATACCGGTCTCACGGGTCGGAAGATTATCGTCGATACCTACGGTGGGACGGCCAGGCACGGAGGTGGGGCATTCAGCGGTAAGGATCCGACAAAGGTTGATCGTTCGGCAGCGTACATGATGCGCTACATCGCGAAGAACGTCGTTGCATCTGGTCTCGCCGACCGGTGTGAACTCCAGATCGCCTATGCCATCGGCGAGAAGGAACCCCTGTCGGTCAACGTCGCTACTTTCGGGACCGGCAAGGTGCCGGATGAACGGATATGTGAGCTTGTGAACAGGTATTTCGATCTGACTCCCGGCGAGATCATCCGCAAGCTTGATCTTCGCCGCCCGATCTACCGGCAGACTGCGGCCTACGGTCATTTCGGCCGGACGGACCTCGCGGTCCCGTGGGAAGCGACGGATATGGCCGATACGCTTCGGAAAGAGGCGGGGCTGTAG
- the coaBC gene encoding bifunctional phosphopantothenoylcysteine decarboxylase/phosphopantothenate--cysteine ligase CoaBC: protein MNGKTVVMGITGGIAAYKAAEVCSTLVKSGADVHVIMTRHARRFVAPATFSALTHNRVVTGLFEEPEKYEIQHVSLSERADVMLIAPATANIIGKMASGIADDMLSTTVMAATCPVILAPAMNARMWGNAVVRENVKKLESVGYRFVGPISGRLACGEVGAGRMSDCRDILAEVARVLVGRRDLEGISILVTAGPTEEPIDAVRFIANRSSGKMGYAIAQAASRRGADVILVSGPTSLTPPADVEFISVRTAAEMLNSVMVSLPRVRCVVGAAAVADYTPVSPASGKLKKTSRQISVQLVATADIVAEVGKQKGDRILIAFAAETDDLLDNAREKLRAKNADMIVANDVSRSDIGFGADENQVTIIEPGSEEHLPKLPKSEVAERILDHLKKALVTSGAA from the coding sequence CTGAACGGCAAGACGGTTGTGATGGGGATCACGGGAGGAATCGCGGCGTACAAGGCGGCGGAGGTCTGCAGCACGCTTGTCAAGAGTGGCGCCGATGTCCACGTCATCATGACCAGACACGCAAGACGGTTCGTCGCACCGGCCACGTTCAGTGCACTCACGCACAATCGTGTCGTTACCGGGCTCTTTGAGGAGCCGGAGAAGTACGAAATCCAGCATGTGTCGCTCTCAGAGCGAGCCGACGTCATGCTGATCGCGCCTGCGACTGCGAACATCATCGGCAAGATGGCCTCCGGGATTGCCGACGACATGCTCTCGACTACCGTGATGGCTGCCACCTGTCCTGTCATCCTGGCGCCTGCGATGAACGCGCGAATGTGGGGGAACGCGGTCGTCCGAGAGAACGTAAAGAAACTGGAGTCTGTGGGATACCGATTCGTAGGTCCGATCAGCGGCCGCCTCGCGTGTGGTGAGGTTGGCGCCGGGAGAATGTCGGATTGTCGGGATATACTGGCGGAGGTTGCGCGTGTTCTCGTCGGGCGGCGCGACTTGGAGGGAATCTCTATCCTCGTGACGGCCGGACCGACCGAGGAACCGATTGACGCCGTGCGTTTCATCGCCAACCGCTCGTCGGGCAAGATGGGGTATGCGATTGCGCAGGCGGCGTCCCGTCGAGGTGCAGACGTGATCCTGGTCTCAGGGCCGACGTCACTGACGCCGCCAGCCGACGTGGAGTTCATCTCGGTGCGCACCGCGGCGGAGATGTTGAACTCAGTCATGGTGAGCCTTCCCAGGGTCCGATGCGTTGTCGGGGCGGCGGCAGTTGCGGACTACACGCCGGTGTCGCCTGCTTCTGGGAAATTGAAGAAGACGTCGAGGCAGATTTCCGTGCAGCTTGTGGCTACGGCTGATATCGTCGCCGAGGTAGGGAAGCAGAAGGGCGACCGCATCCTGATCGCCTTTGCCGCCGAGACCGATGATCTGCTTGACAATGCGCGGGAGAAACTGAGGGCCAAGAACGCTGATATGATAGTCGCGAACGACGTCTCTCGCAGTGACATAGGTTTCGGCGCCGATGAGAATCAGGTGACGATCATCGAGCCGGGGAGTGAGGAACATCTGCCCAAGCTTCCAAAGTCGGAAGTTGCGGAGAGAATCCTGGATCATCTCAAAAAAGCGCTGGTGACATCCGGCGCGGCATGA
- the gmk gene encoding guanylate kinase, with protein MLIVFSGPSGVGKDTVLHGLCAVCPGVHRSVTFTTRKPRPGEQHGVDYFFVSEDEFRAMIARNEFLEHAEVHGNLYGSSLGQVREIRESGGDVLLKIDVQGGLAVKERLPDAVMIFVGPPSLDELERRLRGRESDSDSAIARRLEDAGREIEQIPRYEYLVINDRIKDAVATVHAIVMAERVRIRSYEG; from the coding sequence TTGCTCATAGTCTTCTCCGGCCCGTCGGGTGTCGGCAAGGACACTGTTCTACACGGCCTGTGCGCCGTATGCCCGGGTGTACATAGGTCGGTGACCTTCACCACAAGGAAACCGAGGCCCGGCGAACAGCACGGCGTTGACTACTTTTTCGTGTCCGAGGATGAGTTCCGTGCGATGATAGCTCGGAACGAGTTTCTCGAGCATGCCGAAGTTCACGGGAATCTCTACGGGTCGTCGCTGGGTCAGGTACGGGAGATTCGCGAATCAGGCGGGGACGTCCTGCTCAAGATAGACGTGCAAGGCGGGTTGGCCGTCAAGGAGCGACTTCCCGATGCAGTGATGATCTTTGTCGGGCCGCCGTCGCTGGACGAGCTGGAGCGTCGGCTCCGGGGTCGGGAGTCGGACAGTGATTCGGCGATCGCCAGGCGACTTGAGGACGCCGGCAGGGAGATCGAGCAGATTCCGAGATACGAGTACTTGGTCATTAACGACCGCATCAAAGATGCGGTTGCGACGGTTCACGCAATCGTTATGGCGGAGCGGGTGAGGATTCGGTCGTATGAGGGCTGA
- a CDS encoding ribulokinase has protein sequence MSDRKFALGIDYGTNSVRALIADVETGEEIGTHVHNYVRGCDGIILDERDSNLARQHPADYVEGLETSVRGAMEDAAGKPGFSADRIIGIGVDTTGSTPMPVDATGVPLAFHDEFKDNPNAMAWLWKDHTSHAEAELITEKAHEHDPDYTKYCGGIYSSEWFFAKVLHLANVDPAVYNAAASFVEHCDWMPALLVGDTDPKRICRGRCSAGHKTLWNVEWGGLPKQSFWSDVSPKLCGLIDKLYTDTCTADTKVGGLCAEWAAKLGLPEGIPVAAGAFDAHIGAVGAGVKPGTLVKIMGTSSCDMMVAPPAEVDGTIKGICGQVDGSIVPGMIGFEAGQSAVGDIFAWYRDQMRWPIENLFCHESHVSDMSNHAKANALPILTDLAANTKPGQSGLLALDWLNGNRTILVDVNLTGMILGLTLGTRPEEIFRALIEATAFGARVIMERLEEYDVEVNDVITCGGLAEKNPFLMQIYADVTGRPMKVSRSGQTCALGSAMFGAVVGGRYRKVEEAQRAMGGLKDFVYTPKPEAKAVYDRLYALYRRLHDAFGTKGYSGSLSDVMKELLRTKRRVG, from the coding sequence ATGTCAGATCGCAAGTTTGCACTTGGAATAGACTACGGCACCAATTCCGTCCGCGCGCTGATCGCGGATGTCGAAACCGGGGAGGAGATCGGCACGCACGTCCACAACTACGTCAGGGGGTGCGACGGCATCATCCTCGACGAGCGCGACTCCAACCTCGCCCGCCAGCACCCCGCCGACTACGTCGAGGGCCTGGAGACGTCGGTCCGGGGTGCGATGGAGGACGCGGCGGGCAAACCGGGGTTCAGCGCCGACCGGATCATCGGCATCGGTGTCGACACCACCGGCAGCACCCCGATGCCTGTCGACGCGACCGGCGTGCCCCTCGCATTCCACGACGAGTTCAAGGACAACCCGAACGCGATGGCCTGGCTCTGGAAGGATCACACCAGCCACGCGGAAGCCGAGCTCATCACCGAGAAGGCGCACGAGCACGACCCCGACTACACCAAGTACTGCGGCGGGATCTACTCGTCGGAGTGGTTCTTCGCCAAGGTGCTCCACCTCGCGAACGTCGATCCGGCGGTGTACAACGCGGCCGCCAGCTTCGTCGAGCACTGCGACTGGATGCCCGCGTTGCTCGTCGGCGATACCGATCCGAAGCGCATCTGCCGGGGTCGGTGCTCGGCAGGTCACAAGACGCTCTGGAACGTGGAGTGGGGCGGACTCCCGAAGCAGTCGTTCTGGTCTGATGTCAGCCCGAAGCTCTGCGGTCTGATTGACAAGCTCTACACGGACACCTGCACCGCCGACACGAAGGTTGGCGGACTCTGCGCGGAGTGGGCGGCGAAGCTCGGCCTGCCGGAGGGGATTCCCGTCGCCGCCGGAGCGTTCGACGCGCACATCGGCGCGGTCGGCGCGGGGGTCAAGCCCGGCACGCTCGTCAAGATCATGGGTACCTCCTCCTGCGACATGATGGTTGCCCCGCCGGCGGAGGTCGATGGCACGATCAAGGGCATCTGCGGCCAGGTCGACGGCAGCATCGTCCCCGGCATGATCGGCTTCGAGGCCGGGCAGTCGGCGGTCGGCGACATCTTCGCCTGGTACCGCGACCAGATGCGCTGGCCGATCGAGAATCTGTTTTGCCATGAGTCCCATGTGTCCGATATGTCCAATCATGCCAAGGCGAACGCTCTTCCGATCCTAACCGATCTTGCCGCGAACACCAAGCCCGGACAGTCCGGGCTCCTCGCGCTCGACTGGCTGAACGGCAACCGCACGATCCTGGTAGACGTGAACCTGACCGGCATGATCCTCGGACTGACACTCGGGACGCGGCCGGAAGAGATCTTCCGCGCGCTGATCGAGGCTACGGCGTTCGGCGCGCGTGTGATCATGGAGCGCCTCGAGGAGTACGACGTTGAGGTCAACGACGTCATCACGTGCGGCGGGCTGGCGGAGAAGAACCCGTTCCTGATGCAGATCTACGCCGACGTGACCGGCCGGCCGATGAAGGTCTCGCGATCGGGCCAGACCTGCGCGCTCGGCTCGGCGATGTTCGGCGCAGTTGTTGGCGGACGCTACCGGAAGGTCGAGGAGGCTCAACGTGCGATGGGCGGCCTGAAGGACTTCGTATACACCCCGAAACCCGAGGCCAAGGCGGTCTACGACAGGCTCTACGCTCTCTACCGCCGCCTTCATGATGCGTTCGGGACCAAGGGCTACTCCGGGTCGCTCTCTGACGTGATGAAGGAACTGCTCAGGACCAAGCGAAGGGTCGGGTAG
- a CDS encoding class II aldolase/adducin family protein, translating into MLHRLKEMVCDYNKLLPTHGLVRMTSGNVSGHDPESGCVVIKPSGVSFEDLTPEVMSVVDLDGNAVGGHFKPSVDTATHLYVYRHMPNVGSVIHTHSNYATAFAALGEGIPCCLTAIADEFGGPIPISAYARIGEEEIGREIVEKIGACPAILIKSHGVFTVGRTVADAFKAAVMLEDVAKTVYIARSMGRPIEIPADEVERAHRRYVEKYGQ; encoded by the coding sequence ATGCTGCATAGACTGAAGGAGATGGTCTGCGACTACAACAAGCTCTTGCCAACGCACGGTCTCGTCAGGATGACGAGCGGCAACGTGAGTGGCCATGATCCGGAGTCCGGTTGCGTGGTGATCAAGCCGAGCGGCGTGAGTTTCGAGGATCTGACGCCCGAGGTCATGTCGGTTGTCGACCTCGACGGCAATGCCGTCGGGGGGCACTTCAAGCCGTCCGTCGATACCGCGACCCATCTGTATGTCTATCGCCACATGCCGAACGTCGGGAGCGTGATCCACACCCACTCCAACTATGCGACCGCCTTCGCCGCGCTCGGGGAGGGGATTCCGTGCTGCCTGACCGCCATCGCCGACGAGTTCGGCGGCCCGATCCCGATCTCGGCCTATGCGCGGATCGGCGAGGAGGAGATCGGCCGGGAGATCGTCGAGAAGATCGGCGCGTGCCCTGCCATCCTCATCAAGAGCCACGGCGTCTTCACCGTCGGGCGCACTGTCGCCGATGCCTTCAAGGCGGCGGTGATGCTCGAGGACGTGGCAAAGACGGTCTACATCGCACGCTCCATGGGCCGTCCGATTGAGATCCCCGCCGATGAAGTCGAGCGAGCGCACAGGAGATATGTCGAGAAGTACGGGCAGTGA
- a CDS encoding histidine phosphatase family protein yields MGRIYLIRHGQTTWNSAASYAGSTDVPLNDQGIAQAVTVADRLESLPIKAVFSSGLSRAVDTARIIAERFGLIVTQIPELNELDYGDWEGMPEIEVPVRYPRLFTAWRANPAEISTPGGETFGQLCERALPALLRIAEENRGRDIVVVAHKSTNRALICCLTGRNVNEYRQVGQDNTAINILESGEDGRVRVEQVNLTDHLSS; encoded by the coding sequence ATGGGCAGGATATACCTCATACGGCACGGACAAACGACCTGGAACAGCGCAGCTTCATACGCAGGCTCGACCGACGTGCCCCTCAATGACCAGGGCATCGCTCAAGCCGTCACGGTCGCGGATCGCCTCGAATCACTTCCGATCAAGGCGGTCTTTTCGAGCGGACTATCTCGCGCGGTAGACACCGCCAGGATAATCGCAGAGCGCTTCGGCCTGATCGTAACTCAAATCCCGGAGCTGAACGAACTGGACTACGGTGATTGGGAGGGCATGCCTGAGATCGAGGTGCCCGTACGCTACCCCCGCCTCTTTACGGCGTGGAGGGCGAACCCGGCCGAGATCAGTACTCCGGGCGGCGAGACGTTCGGCCAACTCTGCGAGAGGGCCCTCCCTGCGCTTCTGCGAATCGCGGAGGAGAACAGGGGTCGCGATATCGTGGTCGTGGCACACAAGAGCACAAATCGCGCGCTCATCTGCTGCCTCACGGGCAGGAACGTCAACGAGTACAGGCAGGTCGGACAGGATAATACCGCCATCAACATTCTGGAGAGCGGTGAGGACGGTCGGGTTAGAGTCGAGCAGGTGAACCTGACTGATCACCTGTCGTCGTGA
- a CDS encoding O-antigen ligase family protein, which produces MSRKLAPSLAQTERDRLRVVQLGLIAVAVFLSPLVAAGLSHTHVPEISMQLLVLLSAIVWVVRSGRQGSIELPSKGLAGLAAALIMLGLVSLAKTVNMHVSLLDLVALICCVIVMLMIGSLRASRSAVYAVIGALLISAIIVGTIGIKERLLTTMPDWRVFSTFFNPDFLAGFVVLVLPVALAWYLSETSLGISLVAGLAVVLSLANLLLSGSRFGAAAAAVGLLVSLALALVSKAIRRPQLARLGVILIPCVLTVILVGGTLTNRMASVKAESHSGGFRVHTWRGTVRMVRAHPFTGTGLGTFEDAYPKYAEVGWTRLAHNSYLQLAAEGGVAMPLVLLVLIGTVVVPAAIGVRGRQDDAPSDWMPNRSLVISGLLGGTAASMARNMVDSDWYVAAIGTAFWLVLGASVALSDRDGVRFSMPVWRRWSKIGALGLIVVWLLSVLIAQAYYADGWKLLSSGERDDAVRAFRMAARFDPLNADLRRKLGGLLLHVGAESGDEALLRDAERQFKRATELESASAKSWYQLGKFYADGLHDDRRAVWALHAALDRDSHALHVLLPLAQAYERMGRHDDALRVYRRMADIEDSVYERLRAVPELVEPRYVIAREALAEDADRRGDSEETRIHYRIALDRVRRFRESVREMGPVMEQMGTRDPELESQIEAIGARIESRLTTTGDQSGSPARL; this is translated from the coding sequence ATGAGCCGGAAGCTCGCTCCGAGTCTAGCGCAGACCGAACGAGACCGCCTGCGTGTCGTCCAACTTGGCCTGATCGCAGTGGCTGTGTTTCTATCTCCGCTTGTGGCCGCCGGACTGAGCCATACCCACGTGCCGGAGATCAGCATGCAGTTGCTCGTGCTCCTGTCGGCGATCGTATGGGTGGTTCGATCCGGGCGTCAGGGATCAATCGAACTGCCGTCGAAGGGTCTCGCGGGGCTCGCGGCGGCGCTCATCATGCTCGGCTTAGTTTCGCTGGCCAAGACGGTAAACATGCATGTTTCGCTGCTTGATCTGGTCGCTCTGATCTGCTGCGTGATCGTCATGCTGATGATCGGCAGCCTGAGGGCGAGCCGATCTGCTGTGTACGCGGTGATAGGCGCTCTGCTTATTTCGGCGATCATCGTCGGCACGATCGGCATCAAGGAGCGCCTGCTGACCACGATGCCGGACTGGCGCGTCTTTTCGACCTTCTTCAACCCTGACTTCCTTGCGGGTTTCGTGGTCTTGGTGCTGCCGGTTGCCTTGGCATGGTACTTGTCCGAGACCTCGCTCGGTATCTCGCTGGTCGCAGGGCTGGCCGTTGTCCTGTCCCTGGCGAACCTGTTGCTGAGTGGGTCGCGGTTCGGTGCGGCGGCCGCTGCGGTCGGACTGCTGGTCTCTCTGGCCCTGGCGCTCGTCTCCAAGGCGATCCGTCGGCCGCAGTTGGCGCGGCTGGGAGTCATACTGATCCCGTGCGTCCTCACGGTCATATTGGTAGGAGGCACGCTGACTAACCGCATGGCCTCGGTGAAGGCCGAGTCGCACTCCGGCGGATTCCGCGTCCACACGTGGAGGGGAACGGTACGCATGGTTCGGGCGCATCCGTTCACCGGCACCGGGCTGGGCACGTTCGAGGATGCCTATCCCAAGTACGCCGAGGTCGGCTGGACCCGACTCGCACACAATAGCTACCTCCAACTCGCGGCCGAGGGCGGCGTGGCGATGCCGCTCGTGCTGCTTGTCCTCATCGGCACGGTCGTCGTTCCGGCTGCGATCGGCGTGCGCGGGCGTCAGGACGATGCACCGTCCGACTGGATGCCGAATCGGTCGCTGGTGATAAGCGGACTCCTAGGCGGCACGGCGGCATCGATGGCTCGGAATATGGTCGATTCCGACTGGTACGTCGCTGCAATCGGGACGGCTTTCTGGCTCGTGCTCGGAGCGTCTGTCGCCCTATCGGATCGAGATGGGGTGCGGTTCTCGATGCCGGTCTGGAGGCGGTGGTCGAAGATCGGGGCGCTCGGTCTGATTGTCGTATGGCTGCTGTCGGTGCTAATCGCCCAGGCATACTACGCGGACGGGTGGAAGCTCCTCAGTTCGGGCGAGCGGGACGATGCTGTCAGAGCCTTCCGGATGGCGGCCCGATTCGATCCGCTGAATGCCGATCTCCGTCGGAAGCTGGGAGGCCTTCTATTGCACGTCGGCGCTGAGTCCGGCGATGAGGCCCTGCTTCGCGATGCTGAGAGGCAGTTCAAGAGGGCTACGGAACTCGAATCTGCCTCGGCGAAGTCATGGTATCAACTGGGCAAGTTCTATGCCGACGGGCTCCACGACGATCGCCGAGCGGTCTGGGCTCTCCATGCCGCACTGGATCGAGATTCGCATGCCCTGCACGTGCTTCTTCCCCTCGCACAGGCCTATGAGAGGATGGGGCGCCACGATGACGCTCTGAGAGTCTATAGGCGAATGGCCGATATCGAGGATTCAGTCTATGAGCGCTTAAGAGCGGTTCCGGAACTTGTTGAGCCGCGCTACGTGATTGCTCGCGAGGCTCTAGCTGAGGATGCGGACCGCCGCGGAGACAGCGAGGAGACACGGATACACTATCGCATTGCCCTCGACCGAGTTCGGCGGTTTCGAGAATCGGTTCGCGAGATGGGACCGGTCATGGAACAGATGGGTACCCGCGACCCTGAACTCGAGTCGCAGATTGAGGCCATCGGAGCCAGGATCGAGTCCCGCCTCACGACGACAGGTGATCAGTCAGGTTCACCTGCTCGACTCTAA
- a CDS encoding glycosyltransferase family 2 protein, whose protein sequence is MGRKNSELIAVRDDELGVELSTSQPRRDVSVVIVNWNTRDELSDCLTSVLASDAIVPEIIVVDNASCDGSVAVVQGEFPLVRIIRNEKNLGFAKASNQGIEASRGRYVLLLNPDCIVYPGAFSQIVQFGDANPDVGIFGLRILNPDGSVFESCRRFPTLAAGVFRNAILARLFPNNPYTREYLMADWNHDTAREVDWVSGAALVMRRELLEDIGRLDERFFMYCEDVDIAYRAKERNWRVMYYPDAAVMHLRARSSDQNPVPMIVAFHRSMYAFFDKHYAERSLLVTRAIVPLGLVFRTVLLIAHNRVFRLLKRRGS, encoded by the coding sequence GTGGGCCGTAAGAACAGCGAACTGATCGCGGTTCGTGATGATGAACTGGGGGTTGAGCTCTCTACCTCGCAGCCTCGTCGTGACGTCTCCGTGGTTATCGTCAACTGGAACACCAGGGATGAACTGTCCGACTGCCTGACGTCGGTGCTGGCCTCGGATGCGATCGTGCCTGAGATCATCGTTGTGGACAATGCTTCCTGCGATGGAAGCGTCGCGGTGGTGCAGGGTGAGTTTCCGCTGGTCAGGATCATCCGAAATGAGAAGAACCTGGGGTTCGCGAAGGCGAGCAACCAGGGGATTGAGGCGTCCAGGGGGCGGTACGTGCTGTTGCTGAACCCTGACTGCATTGTTTATCCCGGCGCGTTCTCGCAGATCGTGCAATTCGGGGATGCCAACCCGGATGTCGGGATATTCGGGCTTCGCATACTGAATCCTGACGGCTCGGTATTCGAGTCATGCCGCCGGTTCCCGACTCTCGCAGCGGGTGTGTTTCGAAACGCGATACTTGCGCGGCTCTTTCCGAACAACCCGTATACCAGAGAGTATCTGATGGCCGACTGGAATCACGATACGGCCAGAGAGGTCGATTGGGTTTCGGGTGCGGCCCTCGTCATGCGGCGCGAACTGCTCGAGGACATCGGCCGGCTCGACGAGAGGTTCTTCATGTACTGCGAGGACGTGGACATCGCGTACCGAGCGAAGGAGAGGAACTGGCGCGTGATGTACTACCCCGATGCCGCCGTCATGCATCTCAGGGCCCGGAGCAGTGACCAGAACCCCGTGCCGATGATCGTTGCTTTCCACCGGAGCATGTACGCGTTCTTTGACAAACACTATGCGGAAAGGTCATTGTTGGTGACGCGGGCGATTGTGCCGCTCGGCCTGGTCTTTCGAACCGTGCTGCTCATCGCGCACAACAGGGTGTTCAGACTGCTCAAGAGGAGAGGTAGCTGA
- a CDS encoding glycosyltransferase family 2 protein yields the protein MILSFIIVNWNTREYLRRCLLSVRANPPAVDHEIIVIDNASPDRSADLVREEFPEVRLIANPENRGYAQGNNQGFEEADGEYMLLLNPDVEVSPGSVDALLACAKSHPDAAAVGCRLVGRDGCVQRSLRSFPEPWGVFCEYTKLSKLFPRSRWLAGYRMSWFDYDREIEVDQPMGSCLLIRRGAIEDIGMFANEFPVFFNEVDWLYRAREKGWKSYFTPAAEMVHVGGASTRQRKPAMVRESHRSMKLFYSRHYRGRIVAPAYWFVVAAISINSVLASCRASLMSKGGERGP from the coding sequence ATGATTCTCTCGTTCATCATAGTGAATTGGAACACCCGCGAATACCTTCGCCGATGCCTTCTCTCCGTTAGGGCGAATCCGCCTGCGGTGGATCACGAGATCATCGTGATCGACAACGCCTCGCCGGATCGCAGCGCCGATTTGGTGCGTGAGGAGTTTCCCGAGGTACGCCTGATCGCCAACCCGGAGAACAGGGGGTATGCGCAGGGAAACAACCAGGGTTTTGAGGAGGCAGACGGGGAGTACATGCTTCTGCTCAACCCTGATGTCGAGGTTAGTCCTGGCTCAGTTGACGCACTCCTGGCATGTGCGAAGAGCCATCCGGACGCGGCCGCTGTGGGATGCCGTCTTGTTGGGAGAGACGGGTGCGTTCAGCGTTCCCTGCGTTCGTTTCCGGAACCGTGGGGGGTGTTTTGCGAGTATACTAAGTTGAGTAAGCTCTTTCCTCGAAGCAGGTGGCTTGCGGGCTACCGGATGAGCTGGTTTGACTACGATCGCGAGATCGAGGTAGACCAACCGATGGGGTCGTGTCTGTTGATCAGGCGTGGTGCGATAGAAGATATAGGCATGTTTGCAAATGAATTTCCAGTATTCTTTAATGAAGTTGATTGGCTCTACCGCGCTCGCGAGAAGGGCTGGAAGTCCTACTTCACTCCGGCGGCGGAAATGGTTCATGTCGGTGGTGCGAGCACTCGGCAGCGGAAGCCCGCTATGGTTCGTGAGTCGCACCGCTCGATGAAGCTTTTCTACAGCAGACACTACCGGGGGCGGATAGTGGCTCCTGCATATTGGTTCGTAGTCGCTGCTATCTCCATCAATTCAGTGCTGGCCTCATGCCGGGCGTCACTGATGTCGAAAGGCGGAGAGCGTGGGCCGTAA
- a CDS encoding HAD family hydrolase, protein MADLLAGVRAILFDLDGTLVETEIDFALMKREMLAFAEREGVSPFGLQSLDILSIVNAVVRSFADRGVPDDAIRIRREALDILERIELTHSASARAIPGARELLGALRDAAIGIGIVTRNCRKAAQVSLDRAGIVCDVLLTRDDVENVKPHADHLLQALRMLGAGVGEAVMIGDHWMDVQSGRAASVRTVGFLRAGRPDGLFDCCPPDVIVSDLRELIPRVARCRGVRE, encoded by the coding sequence ATGGCAGATTTGCTTGCTGGTGTGCGCGCTATCCTGTTCGACCTCGACGGCACCCTAGTCGAGACCGAGATAGACTTTGCCCTTATGAAGCGGGAGATGCTTGCATTCGCAGAGCGTGAGGGCGTCTCACCATTCGGTCTTCAGTCACTCGATATCCTCTCCATCGTGAACGCCGTGGTCAGGTCGTTTGCCGACCGGGGCGTCCCGGACGATGCGATACGGATACGTAGGGAGGCGCTAGATATCCTGGAGCGGATAGAGCTTACTCACAGCGCCTCGGCGCGCGCGATCCCAGGGGCGCGGGAACTCCTCGGCGCACTCCGCGATGCCGCGATCGGTATTGGCATCGTCACTCGCAACTGCCGGAAGGCGGCGCAGGTATCTCTCGACCGCGCCGGCATTGTCTGCGATGTGCTGCTGACCCGCGATGACGTCGAGAACGTCAAACCCCACGCCGACCACCTTCTGCAGGCCCTGCGAATGCTGGGTGCGGGCGTCGGTGAGGCGGTCATGATTGGCGACCACTGGATGGACGTGCAGTCCGGCAGGGCCGCTTCCGTTCGCACCGTCGGCTTTCTGAGGGCGGGGCGCCCGGATGGACTCTTCGACTGTTGCCCTCCGGATGTCATTGTCAGTGATCTGCGCGAATTGATTCCCCGCGTTGCGAGATGTCGAGGTGTCCGGGAATGA